One Rissa tridactyla isolate bRisTri1 chromosome 4, bRisTri1.patW.cur.20221130, whole genome shotgun sequence DNA window includes the following coding sequences:
- the WDR88 gene encoding WD repeat-containing protein 88 → MMIHFEILRGHSDTVSSCHFCFEDTKILSCSYDRTVKLWDVDRGFPIQVFEEEHTAPISECNLTPDDRRVVTSSYDNTVKAWDVETGKMLWTVEHEGIVTSCNISCDGRYVISGSDKENTIYVFDAESATVVSRIQGHHKSTITRCCFHPDNQRVTSVSYDKTIKLWDMTTRSTSITINDEPVMAVLRVQRGHSNAISDCCFTSDGHYLCTASWDRSLKIWDIKTGEFQCHEPISLSQGHEGSVSSCLFSQDASLVVSGGYDKTIAIWDTEAGCKKLSVKGHWDWVTDVAISKNKKWILSASKDSTLRLWNIEKMDHISSVTESRKARGSKIAQCEECEKPFLCLQRSDSEVISRNLKVGKIVGTGHVTAWNAVKLWNTKKSKNGVMARMAPEWAGHCVLQHGHPKKASKHLRKEDKNRIWVGSGAQT, encoded by the exons ATGATG ATCCATTTTGAAATTCTGAGAGGACACAGTGATACTGTGAGCTCCTGCCATTTTTGCTTTGAAGACACAAAAATACTTTCGTGCTCTTATGACAGAACAGTGAAGCTCTGG GATGTTGATAGAGGTTTTCCTATTCAAGTTTTTGAAGAAGAACACACCGCCCCAATTTCTGAGTGCAACTTGACTCCTGATGACAGAAG AGTGGTAACATCATCATATGATAACACTGTCAAGGCTTGGGatgtggaaacaggaaaaatgctT tGGACAGTAGAACATGAAGGCATTGTAACTTCATGTAATATTTCTTGTGATGGTAGATACGTGATATCTGGTTCAGACAAAGAAAATACCATATATGTTTTTGATGCAGAAAGTGCAACAGTAGTGTCACGTATCCAAG GTCATCACAAAAGTACAATCACAAGATGTTGTTTTCACCCTGATAACCAAAGAGTGACTTCAGTATCGTACGATAAGACCATAAAGCTATGGGATATGACAACACGATCCACCTCGATTACAATTAATGA tgaACCAGTTATGGCCGTTCTCCGAGTACAGAG GGGACACAGCAACGCTATCTCAGATTGCTGCTTTACCTCTGATGGTCATTACTTGTGCACAGCATCCTGGGACAGAAGCTTAAAAATATGGGACATAAAGACAGGAGAATTTCAGTGTCATGAACCCATTTCCTTGAGCCAAGGACACGAGGGTTCTGTTAGTTCCTGCCTTTTTAGCCAAGATG CATCACTTGTTGTGTCTGGCGGATATGACAAAACTATAGCTATATGGGATACAGAAGCAGGCTGTAAAAAGCTAAGCGTAAAG GGTCATTGGGACTGGGTGACAGATGTCGCGATTAGCAAAAACAAGAAATGGATTCTTTCAGCCTCAAAG GATTCTACTTTGAGATTGTGGAATATTGAAAAGATGGATCATATTTCTTCagtgacagaaagcagaaaagcaagaggCTCAAAAATTGCTCAG TGTGAAGAATGTGAAAAACCATTCTTATGCCTGCAGCGTAGTGACTCTGAAGTGATATCCAG gAACTTAAAAGTGGGGAAAATAGTTGGAACTGGGCATGTGACAGCCTGGAATGCAGTCAAGCTGTGGAATACAAAGAAATCTAA GAATGGCGTGATGGCCAGGATGGCACCAGAGTGGGCTGGCCACTGTGTACTTCAGCATGGGCACCCtaaaaaagcctcaaaacatTTGAGGAAGGAGGACAAAAACAGAATCTGGGTTGGTTCAGGAGCACAGACATGA